A window from Parambassis ranga chromosome 13, fParRan2.1, whole genome shotgun sequence encodes these proteins:
- the LOC114445266 gene encoding alpha-(1,3)-fucosyltransferase 4-like, whose product MGAGAQWRPACRSTVAARRAARRTGLSRRETCCVRVLKRICSSVCVAAVGFTLLLGVCLLYLPEPFTLEPSVSLSEETGAVTLLIWTHPFGRYRKLPDCWELYQISECTLTDDAGSYPEADAVLIHHREIVTGEADLPQAPRPHAQKWIWMNYESPTHTPRLWRLEGVFNLTFSYRTDSDIFLPYGYLVPRTRTVSDVHNHFAQPLYGPSHSSLRPHRLVAWVISNWSESHARVAFYYQLRRYIQIDVFGRAGRTLPAGSGSVVQLVRRYLFYLALENSQHTDYITEKLWNAVRAGAVPVVLGPSRQNYERFLPPEAFIHVDDFPTVQELARYLLTLRRSPARMRRHLDWRGSYGLHQPAFWHEHYCTACRAVRRTRGRADVVRDLTGWFHS is encoded by the coding sequence ATGGGAGCTGGGGCTCAGTGGAGACCAGCGTGCCGCTCCACAGTCGCAGCTCGCAGAGCAGCCAGGCGCACAGGTTTGTCCCGGAGAGAGACATGCTGTGTGCGTGTTCTCAAACGgatctgctcctctgtgtgcgTGGCTGCCGTCGGTTTTACGTTGCTCCTGGGAGTCTGCCTACTTTACCTGCCGGAGCCGTTTACACTTGAACCGTCCGTTTCTCTCTCCGAGGAGACCGGCGCAGTGACGCTCCTGATATGGACGCATCCGTTCGGTCGGTATCGCAAACTTCCGGACTGCTGGGAGCTGTATCAGATCAGTGAGTGCACGCTCACGGACGACGCGGGCTCGTACCCGGAGGCTGACGCTGTGCTCATTCATCACCGGGAGATTGTCACCGGCGAGGCTGATCTGCCACAGGCACCGCGGCCGCATGCACAAAAGTGGATATGGATGAACTACGAGTCCCCCACGCACACACCCAGACTGTGGCGCTTAGAGGGTGTGTTCAACCTCACGTTCAGCTACCGGACAGACTCGGACATTTTCCTGCCCTACGGGTATCTGGTTCCCCGTACGCGCACTGTCAGTGATGTCCACAATCACTTTGCGCAACCACTGTACGGTCCCTCCCACTCCAGCCTCCGTCCACACCGCCTCGTGGCGTGGGTCATCAGCAATTGGTCGGAATCCCATGCGCGTGTGGCCTTCTACTATCAGCTCCGCAGGTACATTCAGATTGATGTTTTCGGGCGCGCAGGCCGGACGTTACCGGCCGGCAGCGGAAGCGTGGTGCAGCTGGTCAGACGTTACCTGTTCTACCTGGCGCTGGAGAACTCACAGCATACAGACTACATCACAGAGAAGCTGTGGAACGCCGTGCGGGCCGGTGCCGTCCCGGTGGTCCTGGGGCCATCCAGGCAGAACTACGAGCGCTTCCTGCCCCCAGAGGCCTTCATTCACGTGGACGACTTCCCCACGGTGCAAGAGTTGGCCCGTTACCTGCTAACGCTGAGGCGCAGCCCCGCTAGGATGAGGCGGCACCTGGACTGGAGGGGAAGCTACGGTTTACACCAGCCGGCCTTCTGGCATGAACACTACTGCACGGCCTGCAGGGCGGTGAGGAGGACCAGGGGCCGGGCTGATGTGGTCAGAGACctgacaggctggtttcactcCTGA